In a genomic window of Thermosynechococcus sp. CL-1:
- the surE gene encoding 5'/3'-nucleotidase SurE gives MRLLIANDDGVFAPGIRALADTLAIAGHEVVVVCPDRERSATGHSLTVFDPIRAEVVSDRFHPSIKAWACSGTPSDCVKLALGALLEAPPDFVVSGINQGSNLGTDILYSGTVSAAMEGVIEGIPSIAISLTSFTVHDFQPAADFASRLLKALETAPLPPKMLLNVNVPALPASEIAGVVITRQGIRRYHDLFQKRIDPRGKTYYWLAGEVVEEYPQDPNQAPTDVEAIAQNLISITPLTFDLTYGQGVQDLTEWLRQPTVQPLFNL, from the coding sequence ATGCGGTTACTCATTGCCAATGATGATGGGGTCTTTGCCCCCGGTATTCGGGCGTTGGCAGATACGCTGGCGATCGCTGGCCATGAAGTCGTGGTTGTGTGTCCGGATCGCGAACGCTCTGCTACAGGGCATAGCCTCACGGTCTTTGATCCGATTCGCGCCGAAGTCGTTAGCGATCGCTTTCACCCTAGTATTAAGGCGTGGGCCTGCTCCGGTACCCCCTCCGACTGTGTCAAACTCGCCCTTGGTGCCCTCCTAGAGGCACCCCCAGATTTTGTCGTTTCTGGGATTAACCAAGGCTCCAACCTCGGCACGGATATTCTTTACTCCGGCACGGTGTCTGCTGCCATGGAGGGGGTGATTGAGGGAATTCCCAGTATTGCCATTAGCCTCACCAGTTTCACAGTTCATGACTTTCAGCCAGCCGCTGACTTTGCCAGTCGTCTGCTCAAGGCACTGGAAACCGCCCCCCTGCCCCCAAAGATGCTCCTCAATGTGAATGTGCCGGCTCTGCCTGCCAGTGAAATTGCTGGCGTTGTCATTACACGACAGGGGATTCGCCGCTACCATGACCTGTTCCAGAAGCGCATTGACCCTCGCGGCAAAACCTACTACTGGCTCGCTGGTGAAGTGGTTGAAGAATATCCCCAAGACCCCAATCAAGCCCCCACGGATGTGGAAGCCATTGCCCAAAATCTGATTAGTATCACACCGCTGACCTTTGATCTCACCTACGGCCAAGGGGTTCAGGATTTAACCGAGTGGCTGCGCCAGCCCACTGTACAGCCCCTTTTCAATCTCTAA
- a CDS encoding thioredoxin family protein, which translates to MARTESTMLALGTVAPDFQLPDVVSGQTISLSSFADKKALLVMFICRHCPYVKHVQEELAKLGRDYKDTGLGIVAISANDAANYPDDAPESLKAMATELGFTFPLCYDESQETAKAYTAACTPDFFLFDGDRKLVYRGQLDDSRPQNGLPVTGKDLRAAIDAVLAGQTPSEDQKPSLGCNIKWKPGNEPAYYG; encoded by the coding sequence ATGGCGCGGACAGAGTCCACGATGCTTGCCCTTGGTACTGTTGCTCCCGATTTTCAGCTGCCCGATGTGGTGAGTGGGCAAACGATTTCCCTCAGTAGCTTTGCCGATAAGAAAGCCCTACTGGTGATGTTTATTTGTCGCCACTGCCCCTATGTAAAACACGTCCAAGAGGAATTGGCGAAGCTGGGGCGCGACTACAAAGACACTGGCCTAGGAATTGTTGCCATTAGTGCCAATGACGCTGCCAACTATCCCGATGATGCCCCAGAGTCCCTGAAGGCGATGGCCACTGAACTAGGGTTTACATTTCCGCTTTGTTACGACGAGAGCCAAGAAACGGCCAAGGCTTACACGGCAGCCTGTACACCCGACTTCTTCCTCTTTGATGGCGATCGCAAGCTTGTGTATCGCGGACAGCTCGATGATAGCCGCCCCCAGAATGGCTTACCGGTGACTGGGAAAGACTTGCGTGCAGCCATTGATGCCGTGTTAGCTGGTCAAACCCCCAGCGAGGATCAAAAACCGAGTCTTGGCTGTAATATCAAGTGGAAACCGGGGAATGAACCCGCCTATTACGGCTAA
- a CDS encoding BamA/TamA family outer membrane protein encodes MNNQLFSPVRMQPMGAALKTVAVAMATVAIALGPLSPSRGQEAPPPENQPAEAPVSPTPPAVEPAPESPPAATPAPPTPPPVSQPPADEPQVLIAEVVVEGATPELEQLVYQVIRTRPGSTTTRTQLQEDTNAIFATGFFADVNAVPSDTPLGVRITFVVRPYPVLRAVQVAGNQVLTPEKVNEIFAPQIGRTLNLRELQSGIEQINRFYRDNGYILGQVVGTPQVDPDGVVTLQVAEGVVEAVTYRFLNKEGEPTKQRTRDFVISREMDTQPGVVLNQNTVQADLRRLFELGLFEDVQVALEPGQDPRKVNLILNIRERNTGSISAGAGYSSAAGLFGTVAFQQNNLFGRNWKFGVEAQGGTEGEFLFDINFTDPWIKGDPYRTSYTVSAFNRLTVPTTFTNGPIDVRLPNGDFPRINRLGSAVFFTRPFTKDRDQIRTAWTGSLGLQYQRVTSLDSGFSRFNTDALGNCLTFPDNGVCRGFNDLFTVQAAILRDLRNDPLRPTSGQVIRLGVDQSLPIGAGNILMNRVRGSYSFYIPVKFLRIEGPQTLAFNIQAGNIFGDLPPYESFTIGGANSVRGWEEGAIGSGRAFVQGTIEYRFPIFNIVGGALFVDGASLLGTQRSVPGQPGIVRGKPGEGLGYGGGLRVNTPLGNIRIDFGWNNEGGSAFSFGIGERF; translated from the coding sequence GTGAATAACCAACTTTTTTCGCCAGTGCGAATGCAGCCAATGGGGGCTGCCCTGAAAACGGTAGCAGTGGCAATGGCAACCGTGGCGATCGCCCTCGGTCCTTTGAGTCCCAGTCGTGGCCAAGAAGCCCCTCCGCCTGAAAACCAACCTGCGGAAGCTCCAGTATCCCCAACGCCACCAGCGGTAGAGCCTGCGCCTGAAAGCCCTCCCGCAGCAACCCCAGCACCGCCCACCCCGCCGCCTGTGAGTCAGCCCCCCGCTGATGAACCCCAAGTTCTGATTGCGGAAGTGGTGGTTGAAGGTGCCACACCCGAACTTGAACAATTGGTGTATCAAGTCATTCGCACTCGCCCTGGCAGTACCACCACCCGCACGCAACTACAAGAGGATACCAACGCCATCTTTGCCACGGGCTTTTTTGCTGATGTCAATGCCGTCCCCAGCGATACCCCCCTCGGTGTGCGGATTACATTTGTCGTGCGCCCCTATCCAGTACTGCGAGCCGTTCAAGTAGCGGGCAATCAGGTACTCACCCCAGAAAAAGTCAACGAGATTTTTGCCCCGCAAATTGGTCGCACGCTCAACCTCAGAGAGCTACAGTCTGGCATTGAGCAAATCAACCGGTTCTATAGGGACAATGGCTATATCTTGGGGCAGGTGGTTGGCACGCCCCAAGTGGATCCCGATGGCGTCGTGACGTTGCAGGTGGCTGAAGGGGTGGTTGAAGCGGTCACCTATCGTTTCCTTAATAAAGAAGGAGAGCCGACAAAACAGCGTACCCGTGACTTTGTGATTAGCCGTGAAATGGACACCCAGCCCGGCGTTGTCCTCAACCAAAATACTGTGCAAGCAGATTTGCGACGCCTCTTTGAACTGGGACTCTTTGAAGATGTGCAAGTTGCCCTTGAACCGGGTCAAGACCCACGCAAAGTGAACCTAATTCTCAATATCAGAGAGCGCAATACGGGCAGTATTTCCGCTGGGGCGGGGTATAGTTCCGCTGCAGGGCTATTTGGCACAGTGGCATTCCAACAAAACAACCTCTTTGGTCGCAACTGGAAATTTGGTGTTGAAGCCCAAGGGGGGACTGAAGGGGAGTTTCTCTTTGACATTAACTTTACCGATCCTTGGATTAAGGGGGATCCCTACCGCACCTCCTATACCGTGAGTGCCTTTAACCGCCTGACAGTGCCCACCACCTTCACCAATGGCCCAATTGATGTTCGCTTGCCCAATGGTGACTTTCCGCGGATTAACCGCTTGGGGAGTGCCGTCTTCTTTACGCGACCCTTTACGAAGGATCGGGATCAGATACGCACCGCTTGGACCGGTTCCTTGGGGCTGCAATATCAGCGGGTTACCTCCCTAGACAGTGGTTTTAGCCGCTTTAATACGGATGCTTTAGGCAACTGCTTAACCTTTCCAGACAATGGTGTTTGCCGTGGTTTTAATGACCTGTTTACGGTGCAAGCAGCAATTCTGCGGGACTTGCGTAATGATCCCCTGCGGCCGACGAGTGGCCAAGTGATCCGTTTGGGGGTAGATCAGTCGCTTCCCATTGGGGCGGGCAATATTCTCATGAATCGGGTGCGGGGCAGTTATAGCTTCTATATCCCCGTGAAGTTTCTGCGGATTGAGGGGCCACAAACCCTTGCCTTCAATATCCAAGCGGGCAATATTTTTGGTGATTTGCCCCCCTATGAATCCTTTACGATTGGCGGTGCCAACTCCGTGCGCGGTTGGGAAGAGGGGGCGATCGGCTCCGGGCGCGCCTTTGTGCAAGGGACAATAGAGTATCGGTTCCCAATTTTTAATATTGTTGGTGGCGCCCTCTTTGTGGATGGAGCCAGTTTGCTCGGCACCCAACGCAGCGTACCCGGTCAGCCGGGGATTGTGCGCGGTAAACCCGGCGAGGGGCTAGGCTATGGCGGCGGCCTGCGGGTGAATACCCCCCTAGGCAATATCCGCATTGACTTTGGCTGGAATAATGAAGG